Proteins from one Rhizobium sp. WSM4643 genomic window:
- a CDS encoding GntR family transcriptional regulator, with translation MLQPVINETIAESSYRRIRADIIFGRLAPGQKLKLESLKESYETSISTLREVLNRLSSEGLVVAEGQKGFEVSPVSVSDLKETAALRLLLETHALEQSFVHGDVEWEAPLVSAHYKLARMERVMASGDTSRAEDWKRYDWEFHQALISACGSKLLMETHSVIFDRYLRYQMVALSYRGDVAANEHQQLLDAALRRDAETAKRVLVLHIQGGVEHALARGTLK, from the coding sequence ATGTTGCAGCCGGTTATCAACGAGACCATTGCCGAGAGCAGCTACAGGCGCATTCGGGCCGACATCATTTTTGGCCGGCTGGCTCCAGGACAAAAATTGAAGCTGGAAAGCCTGAAGGAGTCCTACGAGACCAGCATCAGTACACTTCGGGAGGTGCTGAACCGGCTGTCCTCCGAGGGGCTTGTCGTTGCCGAGGGACAAAAAGGTTTCGAAGTGTCTCCGGTATCCGTTTCGGACCTCAAGGAGACAGCGGCGCTGAGGCTTCTGCTGGAAACACATGCGCTGGAACAGTCGTTCGTGCATGGCGACGTAGAGTGGGAGGCTCCCCTCGTATCGGCGCATTACAAATTGGCGCGGATGGAACGGGTGATGGCATCCGGCGACACCAGCAGAGCCGAGGACTGGAAGCGCTACGACTGGGAGTTCCATCAGGCCTTGATATCCGCCTGCGGATCGAAGCTCCTGATGGAGACGCACTCGGTGATCTTCGACAGATATCTCAGATATCAGATGGTCGCCTTGTCCTATCGAGGCGATGTCGCCGCCAATGAACATCAGCAGCTTTTGGATGCGGCGCTGCGACGTGATGCGGAGACGGCCAAGCGCGTGCTTGTGCTGCATATCCAAGGCGGGGTCGAACATGCGCTGGCAAGAGGGACACTGAAATAG
- a CDS encoding alpha/beta fold hydrolase translates to MATLVRHHFVTVAGVETFYREAGREDAPVLLLPHGYPCSSYEFRNLMPRLADHWRLIAPDFPGAGYSGTPDDFDYSFDGYAAWLEAFVSAMNVDRFVLYLHDFGSPIGARLAIKDPQRILALIIQNGDIPYDDALGPKYAEIEATWTLPRSEMKKVLAEAVSEETFKEEFLNDLPPLLADTVPPDLWKLHWSLITPRRKEIATDLIAGLKENRAWFPGHRKYLREYRPPTLIVWGPNDHYMPEKSARAYLRDLPDAELHLLGGGHWLLETHLDDVVALMREFLGRVSRRLIGNV, encoded by the coding sequence GTGGCCACGCTCGTCCGACATCACTTCGTTACGGTTGCAGGCGTCGAGACTTTTTACCGCGAGGCCGGCCGAGAAGATGCTCCGGTCTTGTTGCTGCCGCACGGATATCCCTGCTCATCCTATGAATTTCGCAATCTCATGCCACGCCTTGCCGACCATTGGCGCCTGATTGCGCCGGATTTCCCGGGTGCGGGCTACAGCGGCACGCCTGATGATTTCGACTACAGCTTCGACGGATACGCTGCCTGGCTGGAGGCCTTCGTCAGCGCGATGAATGTCGACCGGTTTGTCCTCTACCTCCACGACTTCGGGTCGCCTATCGGTGCGAGGTTGGCGATCAAGGACCCCCAGCGCATCTTGGCGCTGATCATCCAGAACGGCGACATCCCCTATGATGATGCCCTCGGGCCGAAGTATGCGGAGATCGAGGCGACATGGACGCTTCCGAGATCCGAGATGAAGAAGGTGCTGGCGGAGGCAGTCAGCGAGGAGACCTTCAAGGAGGAATTCCTCAACGATCTGCCGCCGCTTCTGGCCGACACGGTCCCGCCGGATCTCTGGAAGCTGCACTGGTCGCTGATCACGCCGCGGCGCAAGGAAATCGCTACCGACCTGATCGCCGGACTGAAGGAGAACCGGGCGTGGTTCCCGGGACACCGCAAATATCTGCGCGAATATCGGCCTCCGACCTTGATCGTCTGGGGGCCGAACGACCACTACATGCCGGAAAAATCGGCGCGAGCCTACCTGCGCGATCTGCCGGATGCCGAACTGCATCTGCTCGGCGGCGGCCACTGGCTGCTCGAGACGCATCTCGATGACGTCGTAGCACTCATGCGAGAGTTTCTCGGGCGAGTTTCACGCCGCCTGATCGGCAATGTCTAA
- a CDS encoding GntR family transcriptional regulator: MLKQVHDPAETVSDVVFRQIRQDIISGTLPPGAKIKLEQAKERYSIGISSLREILSRLTTENLVVAEGQRGFEVSPASRRELLELADLRIVLETHAIGLAFAAGNLEWEGRIVAAHHRLAAAERKLLAGDVSRTVDWVRYDWEFHQAIVSACNSATLMATLSSVFDRFLRYHMLAESFRGKPVVDDHRLLFELSIQRDVAGATDVVRRHVQSGVEHVLKSGRIR, translated from the coding sequence ATGCTCAAGCAAGTCCATGACCCGGCTGAAACAGTAAGCGACGTCGTCTTCCGGCAGATCCGCCAGGATATCATATCCGGGACATTGCCGCCGGGGGCCAAGATCAAGCTGGAGCAGGCAAAGGAGCGCTACTCCATCGGCATTTCATCGCTGCGTGAAATTCTAAGCCGCCTGACGACGGAAAACCTCGTTGTCGCCGAGGGGCAGCGCGGCTTTGAAGTCAGCCCTGCTTCGCGCCGCGAACTTCTGGAACTCGCCGACCTCCGGATTGTTCTTGAAACGCATGCGATCGGCCTTGCATTCGCTGCGGGAAATCTTGAATGGGAGGGGCGCATCGTCGCTGCCCATCACAGGCTGGCTGCCGCCGAACGCAAGCTCCTTGCGGGTGACGTCTCGCGGACCGTCGACTGGGTTCGATACGACTGGGAGTTCCATCAGGCGATCGTCTCGGCCTGCAATTCAGCGACGCTGATGGCGACATTGTCGTCTGTCTTCGACCGCTTTCTTCGTTACCATATGCTGGCTGAGAGTTTTCGCGGAAAGCCAGTCGTCGATGACCACAGGCTTTTGTTTGAACTTTCCATTCAGCGCGACGTCGCTGGCGCGACCGACGTCGTCAGAAGGCACGTTCAAAGCGGCGTGGAGCATGTGCTGAAGAGCGGCCGGATTCGCTAG
- a CDS encoding glycosyltransferase family 4 protein yields MRVAFYAPMKSPNHPVPSGDRLMARLLIRVLELGGHQVDVASEFRTYASTPQAAAALEPAIGAELERLRLRWKSAPRPELWFCYHPYYKSPDPFGPAISAEFAIPYVTAESSYAAKRDRTGWAAAQKRVGEAITQAAVNISFTERDQAGLAAAFPQARLARLKPFIDTALFEKVSPAPDPCRLMTVAMMRAGDKMDSYAMLAKALRLIEDRPWTLSVIGDGPMRQEVEALFAGFAGRVEWLGERNAVEIAELLGHGGIYVWPGCGEAYGLAYLEAQAAGLPVVAQATAGVPAVVEAGVTGLLTPEGDVAAYARAIATLLGDGQKRDAMGQAARCFVLEERSLARAARVLDGILRRSAGTGVR; encoded by the coding sequence ATGCGGGTGGCTTTCTACGCGCCGATGAAATCGCCGAACCATCCGGTGCCGTCGGGCGACCGGCTGATGGCGCGACTACTGATCCGGGTACTGGAGCTTGGCGGGCATCAGGTCGACGTCGCCTCCGAATTCCGTACCTATGCCTCGACACCGCAAGCCGCAGCGGCGCTTGAACCCGCCATCGGCGCCGAACTGGAGCGGCTGCGGCTAAGATGGAAATCCGCGCCGCGGCCGGAACTCTGGTTCTGCTACCACCCCTATTACAAATCGCCCGATCCCTTCGGGCCGGCGATATCAGCCGAATTCGCAATTCCCTACGTCACCGCCGAATCCTCCTATGCGGCAAAACGCGACCGGACCGGCTGGGCCGCTGCCCAGAAGCGCGTGGGCGAGGCGATCACGCAGGCGGCGGTCAATATCAGCTTCACCGAGCGCGATCAGGCCGGGCTTGCAGCCGCCTTTCCGCAGGCGCGGCTTGCCAGGCTGAAACCCTTCATCGACACGGCGCTCTTCGAAAAAGTGTCGCCGGCGCCCGATCCGTGCCGGCTGATGACGGTCGCGATGATGCGTGCCGGCGACAAGATGGACAGTTACGCGATGCTCGCAAAAGCATTGCGGCTGATCGAAGACCGGCCGTGGACGCTTTCGGTCATCGGCGACGGGCCGATGCGCCAGGAGGTGGAGGCGCTCTTTGCCGGCTTTGCCGGCCGCGTCGAATGGCTGGGCGAGCGGAATGCCGTCGAGATCGCCGAATTGCTCGGACATGGCGGCATCTATGTCTGGCCCGGCTGCGGCGAAGCCTACGGTCTTGCCTATCTCGAGGCCCAGGCAGCCGGTCTTCCTGTCGTGGCGCAGGCAACGGCAGGCGTGCCAGCGGTGGTCGAGGCTGGCGTGACCGGCCTGCTGACGCCGGAGGGTGATGTCGCTGCCTATGCAAGGGCGATCGCAACCCTGCTCGGCGACGGTCAAAAGCGTGACGCGATGGGGCAGGCGGCACGATGCTTCGTGCTCGAGGAGCGTTCGCTTGCGAGGGCTGCCCGTGTCTTGGACGGGATTTTGCGCAGAAGCGCAGGAACAGGAGTGAGGTGA
- a CDS encoding MBL fold metallo-hydrolase, with amino-acid sequence MTTDLFQVKFWGVRGSIPVSGPEFDRYGGNTSCIEIRCGEHRMIFDAGSGLREAGLSLLADSVSDVDLFFSHCHYDHIIGLPFFKAIYYPSINVNIWSGHLHGKMSTREMVEQFISPPWFPVKTDICQATMNFRDFHAGQVLTPHAGIEIKTFMLNHPGGAIGYRIEWQGRSVALVYDIEHIPGSYDPVSLEMMQGADLVVYDCTYNEDEMQRFKGFGHSTWQHGTELAKMAGAKRFALFHHAPSRTDEQLAQMEAQAQDAFPGAFAARDNQTMVV; translated from the coding sequence ATGACGACAGATTTATTTCAGGTTAAATTTTGGGGCGTCCGCGGCAGTATTCCCGTGTCGGGCCCCGAGTTCGATCGCTACGGCGGTAACACTTCCTGCATCGAAATTCGCTGCGGAGAACATCGGATGATCTTCGACGCGGGCTCCGGCCTGCGCGAGGCTGGGCTCTCGCTGCTCGCCGACAGCGTCAGCGACGTCGATCTGTTCTTCAGCCACTGCCACTACGACCACATCATCGGCCTGCCCTTCTTCAAGGCGATCTATTATCCCTCGATCAACGTCAACATCTGGTCCGGCCATCTCCATGGCAAGATGAGCACGCGGGAAATGGTCGAGCAGTTCATCAGCCCGCCCTGGTTTCCGGTTAAGACCGACATCTGCCAGGCGACGATGAACTTCCGCGATTTCCATGCCGGTCAGGTGCTGACGCCCCATGCGGGCATCGAGATCAAGACCTTCATGCTGAACCATCCGGGCGGCGCCATCGGCTACCGCATCGAATGGCAGGGCCGTTCGGTCGCTCTCGTCTATGACATCGAGCATATTCCAGGCAGCTACGATCCGGTTTCGCTGGAGATGATGCAGGGCGCCGATCTCGTCGTCTACGACTGCACTTACAATGAAGACGAGATGCAGCGTTTCAAGGGCTTCGGCCATTCGACCTGGCAGCACGGCACCGAGCTTGCGAAAATGGCGGGCGCTAAACGCTTCGCTCTGTTCCACCACGCCCCCTCCCGCACGGACGAACAGCTGGCGCAGATGGAAGCGCAGGCGCAGGACGCTTTCCCCGGCGCCTTCGCCGCCCGCGACAACCAGACTATGGTGGTCTAG
- a CDS encoding adenylate/guanylate cyclase domain-containing protein produces MTTVSATGIFSERTIRRARLGSGLVIFIFVLLHLSNHAIGLISVAAADKAAHLFLAIWRNPLGTAIFYSSVLIHIALVLRAIYMRRSLVMPKGEMAQIVLGLMIPLLLLDHVIGTRIAHEFYGYIDDYETVVGMLWIRNPTNGVRQVFAVVAVWIHGCIGIHFWLRYRSWYPDFAPLMLALAILVPVLALLGFVEMGRALADPSYQQSMTVSAYKEGVNTRYASNPEVHRQVAVIRAGLYGAFSASLLVVVVARARRKLKERLDQVAVNYPGGEVIRVPRGFSVLEASRLGGLPHYAVCGGKGQCSTCRVQIFGDYESLPAPDKMEQTTLKRINAGPDVRLACQLRPNRDVAVAPLLVPAVEAALPANSQETSPGREREIAVLFVDIRHFTTLTETRLPFDVVFLLNRYFAIIGKAVEQAGGRLDKFIGDGAMALFGLNTAPEEACRQALNAAGAIVAEVEKLAAELADELALPLRIAIGIHTGPAVVGTMGYGRVRSMTAIGDTVNVASRLESAAKEFEAAIVISEPVATLSGADLSGIESRDISVRGRALPLKVYVIPREKAAEPLEGKA; encoded by the coding sequence ATGACGACGGTCTCGGCCACAGGGATTTTTTCGGAACGTACGATCAGAAGGGCGAGGCTCGGTTCCGGCCTCGTCATTTTCATCTTCGTCCTCTTGCATTTGTCGAACCATGCGATTGGCCTGATTTCCGTCGCTGCCGCCGATAAAGCCGCCCACCTCTTCCTGGCGATCTGGCGCAATCCTCTGGGGACCGCCATCTTCTATTCGTCGGTCCTCATCCATATCGCGCTGGTGCTGCGCGCCATCTACATGCGCCGCAGCCTCGTCATGCCGAAGGGGGAAATGGCGCAGATCGTGCTCGGCTTGATGATCCCGCTGCTGCTCCTCGATCATGTCATCGGTACGCGCATCGCCCACGAATTCTACGGCTACATCGATGACTACGAGACGGTCGTCGGAATGCTCTGGATCAGGAACCCGACAAACGGCGTTCGGCAGGTGTTCGCCGTTGTCGCCGTCTGGATCCACGGCTGCATCGGCATCCATTTCTGGCTGCGCTACCGCTCCTGGTATCCGGACTTCGCTCCGCTAATGCTGGCGCTCGCCATCCTCGTGCCGGTGCTCGCGCTGCTGGGCTTCGTCGAAATGGGCCGGGCGCTCGCCGACCCTTCCTACCAGCAGTCAATGACGGTCAGCGCCTACAAGGAGGGGGTCAACACCCGTTACGCCTCGAACCCGGAAGTTCACCGTCAGGTCGCCGTGATCCGCGCCGGGCTCTACGGCGCCTTCTCGGCCTCGCTGCTCGTCGTCGTCGTCGCCCGCGCCCGGCGCAAGCTGAAGGAGCGGCTCGATCAGGTCGCCGTGAATTATCCGGGCGGCGAGGTGATCCGGGTGCCGCGTGGCTTCTCGGTGCTGGAAGCGAGCCGGCTCGGTGGCCTGCCGCATTATGCCGTCTGCGGCGGCAAGGGCCAGTGCTCCACCTGCCGCGTGCAGATCTTTGGCGATTACGAAAGCCTGCCGGCCCCCGACAAGATGGAGCAGACGACGCTGAAGCGCATCAATGCCGGCCCGGATGTCCGGCTCGCCTGCCAGCTTCGTCCGAACCGCGACGTTGCGGTCGCGCCGCTTCTCGTCCCGGCGGTCGAGGCAGCCCTTCCTGCCAACAGCCAGGAAACGAGCCCCGGCCGCGAGCGTGAAATCGCCGTGCTCTTCGTCGATATCCGCCATTTCACCACGCTGACGGAAACCCGCCTGCCCTTCGACGTCGTCTTCCTGCTGAACCGCTATTTCGCCATCATCGGCAAGGCGGTGGAGCAGGCGGGCGGGCGGCTCGACAAGTTCATCGGCGACGGCGCCATGGCACTCTTCGGCCTCAATACCGCGCCGGAGGAAGCCTGCCGCCAGGCGCTCAACGCAGCAGGCGCGATCGTCGCCGAGGTCGAGAAACTCGCCGCCGAGCTGGCCGACGAACTGGCGCTGCCGCTGCGCATCGCGATCGGCATTCACACCGGCCCGGCCGTCGTCGGCACGATGGGGTACGGCCGGGTGCGCAGCATGACGGCGATCGGCGATACCGTTAATGTTGCGAGCCGGTTGGAAAGCGCTGCCAAGGAGTTCGAAGCGGCGATCGTCATCTCCGAACCGGTGGCGACCCTTTCGGGTGCTGACCTTTCCGGCATCGAAAGCCGTGATATCAGTGTGCGCGGCCGGGCCCTGCCCTTGAAAGTCTACGTCATTCCGAGAGAGAAAGCGGCGGAACCGCTCGAAGGAAAAGCCTGA
- a CDS encoding GFA family protein, giving the protein MTVLSGQCLCGQVQLSVRGEPLRVGICHCTDCRKESGSAFTFYGVWPAGQFEHSGETGEFHGRRFCTGCGARLFSADDQEAEIKLGILSQAPTPLVPRYELWIKRREAWLRPVEGAEQYEEDRT; this is encoded by the coding sequence ATGACCGTGCTTTCCGGACAATGCCTTTGCGGGCAGGTGCAGCTTTCTGTGCGGGGCGAACCGCTGCGCGTCGGCATCTGTCATTGTACCGACTGCAGAAAAGAAAGCGGTTCGGCCTTCACCTTCTACGGGGTCTGGCCCGCCGGCCAGTTTGAACATTCCGGCGAAACCGGCGAATTCCACGGCCGACGCTTCTGCACCGGCTGCGGCGCGCGGCTGTTTTCCGCCGATGACCAGGAGGCGGAAATCAAGCTCGGCATCCTCTCGCAGGCGCCGACGCCACTGGTGCCACGCTACGAACTCTGGATCAAGCGCCGCGAAGCGTGGTTGCGACCGGTGGAGGGCGCCGAGCAGTATGAGGAGGACCGAACGTGA
- a CDS encoding FkbM family methyltransferase, giving the protein MPGKPWLTTKYWSRRLRKARNRAASRFFDTRFGRRLLIENIGPRVVSMTIDAGDHLMTFSPADYIGRKVFRKGHFEREAVDRLIAILRERGLLRKDATLLEIGGNIGTQTVYFALSDTYINIVSIEPDPRNFPLLALNIRQNRLEEKVRLVNCAAGESEGEIDFFLNLNNHGKSSAIRQSPTDRKISVPVKPVSEILAGLSVDPAAIGLVWMDIEGYEPVACRSMRPLLARRVPLYMEFTPLFYGPEGTKAFISMLSGFYEDCLVLFEDREVEMKVRDLPGEFDQYNVLFLP; this is encoded by the coding sequence ATGCCCGGCAAGCCCTGGCTGACCACCAAATACTGGAGCCGCCGGCTGCGCAAGGCGCGCAATAGAGCCGCTTCGCGCTTCTTCGACACCCGCTTCGGCCGCCGCTTGCTGATCGAAAATATCGGCCCGCGCGTCGTCTCGATGACGATCGACGCCGGCGACCACCTGATGACCTTCTCGCCCGCCGACTATATCGGCCGCAAGGTCTTCCGAAAGGGCCATTTCGAGCGCGAGGCCGTCGACCGGCTGATCGCCATCCTGCGCGAGCGCGGCCTCTTGCGAAAGGACGCGACGCTGCTGGAGATCGGCGGCAATATCGGCACCCAGACCGTCTATTTCGCCCTCAGCGACACTTACATCAATATTGTCAGCATCGAGCCCGATCCGCGCAATTTCCCGCTGCTTGCCCTCAATATTCGCCAGAATCGGCTGGAGGAGAAAGTCCGCCTCGTCAACTGCGCCGCCGGCGAGAGCGAAGGCGAGATCGACTTTTTCCTCAACCTCAACAATCACGGCAAGAGCAGCGCCATCCGTCAAAGCCCGACAGACAGGAAGATCAGCGTGCCGGTGAAGCCGGTTTCCGAGATCCTTGCCGGTCTTTCGGTCGATCCGGCCGCAATCGGCCTCGTCTGGATGGATATCGAAGGCTACGAGCCGGTCGCCTGCCGCTCGATGCGGCCGCTGCTTGCCCGCCGCGTGCCGCTCTATATGGAATTCACGCCGCTCTTCTACGGCCCGGAGGGAACGAAAGCCTTCATATCCATGCTGTCCGGCTTCTACGAGGATTGCCTCGTGCTGTTCGAGGATCGCGAGGTGGAGATGAAGGTGCGGGATCTGCCGGGTGAGTTTGATCAGTACAACGTGCTGTTTTTGCCGTAG
- a CDS encoding polysaccharide deacetylase family protein: MNWEPLGRELERWRAAGRVVRFWLRDDDAVEPRPDLEKLLSLTGDNGIPLTLAVIPALTGEALAARLAGGAGVAVVVHGWSHTNHAGPERKKQELGGERASEVVLGELREGLQRLKRLHPARFLPVLVPPWNRIDAALIPALPELGFAALSTYGRARKGGPIPLLNTHVDIIDWHGTRGGRSEGELVAELVAELRDRLAGSDEPIGVLTHHLVHDAAAWDFLSALFAATGRHPAVRWSSASELLEP, encoded by the coding sequence ATGAACTGGGAACCGTTGGGCCGCGAGCTTGAACGCTGGCGTGCCGCCGGCCGCGTGGTGCGGTTCTGGCTCAGGGACGACGACGCCGTCGAACCGAGGCCTGATCTGGAAAAGCTGCTGTCGCTGACCGGCGACAACGGAATTCCGCTGACGCTTGCCGTCATTCCCGCCCTGACGGGTGAGGCATTGGCCGCGCGGCTGGCGGGGGGAGCAGGCGTCGCTGTCGTCGTGCACGGCTGGTCCCACACCAATCACGCCGGACCTGAGCGCAAGAAGCAGGAACTCGGCGGCGAACGGGCGTCCGAGGTGGTGCTCGGCGAGTTGCGCGAGGGATTACAGCGCCTGAAGCGGCTCCATCCGGCTCGCTTCCTGCCAGTGCTGGTGCCGCCGTGGAACCGGATCGATGCCGCCCTGATTCCTGCATTGCCCGAACTCGGCTTTGCCGCGCTTTCGACTTACGGGCGGGCAAGAAAGGGCGGACCAATCCCGCTGCTCAACACCCACGTCGACATTATTGACTGGCACGGCACGCGCGGCGGCCGCAGCGAGGGGGAGCTGGTGGCCGAACTGGTCGCCGAACTCCGCGACCGGCTTGCCGGCAGCGACGAGCCGATCGGCGTGCTCACTCACCATCTGGTTCATGATGCGGCCGCCTGGGATTTTCTGTCCGCCTTGTTTGCAGCGACGGGCCGGCATCCCGCCGTCCGCTGGTCATCGGCGTCGGAATTGCTGGAGCCTTAG